The following DNA comes from Epinephelus moara isolate mb chromosome 2, YSFRI_EMoa_1.0, whole genome shotgun sequence.
GATGGACAGGGGAACTACTCTCTGTTTCCTGCCCTGGACAGCATTGCAAGTCTGTCTGGGACCACTGAGACCCTGGAGAGGTTGTTGAAAATAATATGGTTTTAAAACATGTTGTTACAGCGTCATGCCTTTGTAACATCCACCGTAGACTCATTGCTTATAGATAAAGAATGTATGCCCTGTATTATGTAATGCATCCATTTAGATTGGAAAGTGAGGTTGCTCCAGACAGGAGTATCACATCTGTGTAGGTTTGTGCTCACAGGAAATCAAATCATAATACAAGTCAGAATCAGTGCTGTGATGCAATACCAAACTCCAGTGGGGAAGTGCTTTGCGATTCTGGACTCTTTCATTcaagatattttctttttttttcacatcattTGGTATCAATAGATCTCACGTGGGGATCAAAATGTATCAACAGGACCTGTCTTGGGTTATTTGCAGTTGCTGGCATGTTCAGTTCAGTGGTGCAGTTTTATTCTGTACCAAAATATGGATGAATATGTACCTAAAAATATAATTAGTAATGGTGGCGGCATGGTAgttcagtggttagcattgtcccctcacagcaagagggttcctggttcgtaCCCTGGGGTTGGGGAGCCCTACTGTGCGGAGTTTGcgtgttctccccatgtcagcgtgggttttctcagtccaaagacatgcaagctaggttaattagtgactctaaattggccgtaggtttgaaagtgtgaatggttgtctgtctctatgtgtcagccctgtcatAGTCTGAtgacttgtccagggtgtacctcgccTCTGCCTActatcagctgggataggctccagcccccctgcgacccctaccagaataagcggttatggaaaatgaatgaagaagTGATGATTTTCAAAATGCCAACAAATTAAATAATGGTACACTGGataattttaactttttctaTTTGCAGCGAACCACCAAGTGAAATTGCAGAGAAGCCAAACCTCACATGGCTTGATGCTGCACAGGTATTTGCCTTTTATTGGTCATATTTTAGTTTGTTGTTATTGATAACAATTTACCaaaagttaaagggatagtgcacccaaaaatgaaaattcagccattatctactcacccatatgccgagggagcctcaggtgaagtttcagagtcctcacatcccttgcagagatacAAGgagagagggggtagcaacacaactccacctaatggaggcttacggcgccccagattcaaacgtccaaaaacacataattgaaaccacaaaatatctccatactgcttgtccgtagtgatccaagtgtcctgaagccccaacacaaaaagttggaaaacgtcatttgaactctgtttttagcctcattgtagcctgtagctgtAACTGCCTTTCTGTgctgcgctcacgtgtgcgcgcttgtgcgagaccgtgagacatgggcaccgccttcatgtatGTTCAcctgctttcgctggtctcgtgcGCAAGCGCGCACAAGTGAGCACagtgcacagagaagcagtgacagctacaggctacaatgaggctaaaaacagagttcaaatgacatgattttcatttttgggtgcactatccctttaagtgttttttgtttctccttTTCCCTCATGTAGATTGTCTTGGAAGAAGCTGGACGTCCCATGCACATAAAGGAGATTAAACAGAGAATCATCGACAGGGGGCTTGTTCAATCCAAGTACAGCAGTCCTCTCAATTAACTGCACACCTTGTTGCCCTTGTTTTCACATGTTAAGCCAAATTATGAATGATACGTTTCTTGAGTAGAATGTAAACTTGTTTCTGAGTCTACATTTAGACTCTGCTTATGTGTTTGTTCTCTCCTTGGCAGTGCAAAGTCAAGCCTGGAGGCTGTCATGTACCGTGAGGTAAGGAGGATGTTTAAGATGCAGTCTGACAGCAACCTCTGCTGTTGAGTGTAATAACTTGCACCTTCATTTAACATTTGTGTCAATTCTGTTAACACACTACATGCATCATCtgtatttctgttgctgtttttttctttctccatgTTTTTCCATCCTGCTTCTTTGGCCTTATTTCACAACtttaaaaagagacacacattTCTTCACTGTTACCAGAACAAAGGATGCTCTGTGCTCAAACACAGAGGCCTTGAACCTGCTGTATCTAATAATGGTGGAATGAGTCTAAATTGACCCCCAGCTTTTGGCAATCAGATTTGGCTTTTCCAGCCCCGTGCATCGGCCTCAGTCTCACATTATGTTTCAGACACAAAAAGGCAGCAGGAGATTCAAGAGGATTGAGAACAGAAACGGAGTCTTTGCACTGCTGGTGAGTTATATGGGACACTAATGCCAATTTCACACAAAATTTGAATATGTAATGTACTGTAAGTGAATTTGACCTTTAATGTCATTGGCTATTGGTCATTGATAAATTCTGAGGCGTTGCTGCTCACAAAAGATCTTCGTCCTGAACTGCAGTTTGATACACGTCACTGCCTGATATAATTCTATCACGTGGACACCATGTATTTATGTTGAAAATTATATGGGTACACACAGTGTTTTCCAGTGGATATTTAATGCTATCTGGTAATCTGAATATCTGCTATGTATTTTCTTACTTAAACTGATGAGACGACATGATGGTAATGCTCATTCATCTGCACGCTACAGACAATTTTAAAGCAGAGATAGCGAGAAGTCCCACCTAATATCTAATTATAGATGCAGTACTCCACAGTACTAATAAACCCTTAACAATCCTTAAACTGCTAAGGCCCAAAACAATAGAAGAGGGAAAATTTGCCTGGAGAAGTTCTGAAATAAATTACAGTAGAAatctccatttttattttaatttgaagaTCTTGTACACGGTTGATTTTCAGTAACTTTCGTTGTGTGTCTTACAGTGGTTTAAGTGTGAGTTCCATCAGTGTTATTTTATCCTTTACATttatgtctgtattttcatcCATCCTGAAGGCCAGTGTTATTCTCAGGTACTCCTGGTGCACATGAACACATCTCCgtctccctctcccccctctGTTTCCTCACAGACTGATGAGGAGAGGCAGCAGGCCCTGCAGGCCTTCACTGCACAGTCTTTCCTCGGCTCTCCGCAGCAGAATACCATCTCCAGTTCGGGCTCAGGAGCCTCGGTGCCCGTCTTTCCATCCCCCACCAGTTCCTCAGAGCATCAGACCAAGATGAAGAGAGGTCCACGAAAAAACCATAATGAAAAGTACAGACTCAAGTACCTTAGACTGCGTAAAGCTGCCCGCGCCATGATATTTGTGAGTAAGCTATTAACTCAGACTTGCTCTGTTTTCTGCCACATTGTGCATATATAGTATGACAGTTTAGATACACAGCTTTGTAATTATGAGTGATGGAATACTGTTTTACCCACAGGAAAATGCGGCTCTCTGTGATGAAGTTGCCCACTTAGAGGAGAAGTTTCTGAGGGCAAAGGAGGAGCGGAGGTAAGAGGACGTGCTTTAACTATCCTTATATTTCCCATGACCTTCCCGAGGGCCTTCGTCTTCCTCTCactttatcctttttttttttttttacttttgttcaTAATGGATGTGGCTGTGCTGTTGTTAAAAAGTGAAGCTCCATGATAGTCAAGTGCCATTTTGTTTGCTCATTTCACATAATttcatctttaaaaagaaacaatgatTCATTCACATTTGTActactcatttccaggtttttaCTGAAGTCGTTGTTGCAGTACCAGTCTTTGTCAGAAGGAGAGCTACTGCCAACACCAAACTCAAGCTCTCATCCCCCTGTGCCGCCTGCAGCATTAACCTCAGGTCCTGCAGGGGCTTCAGGCCTGTCTGGGGGGCATAACCTGACATCAGTGGTGTCAACAGGGGAAGAGGGACCTCTTAAAAAACCcaagaaggaaaggaaagagcgAGGCAGAGAAAATGGAAAGGAGGAATGTGAGTGCCAGGGTATTGCCAAGTATTAATGTAGATGCATATTGAAAATATATGTGATTTGATTTACATCCACCTTTAAAGACAGTTGGTCCATTATTTTACCCTCAAATGTTTCTTCAGTTCCGAAGAAGATGACCAAGAAGAGAAAGCTTGCAGACGGGTCTCGGAAACTGGTGCAGCCCATTCCTTTGGACTCATCTGGTCGTCCTGTCTTTCCCATCGTACTGGGAGGTTTAACAGTCTACAGCCTGGGAGAGGTCAGTGTCTGGCTTGAGTCACATGTCACAGCTTTATTATCACCATGGTATAATCATGGAAAGCCTGTGATATCCAGCCTCACGTTATATCCTATTTATagttcagaagaaaaaaaaagataagctAGTCAGTCAATTATTAATCATACATGTTCTCTAATCCGTCCATCAGATGCtggtttaataaataaatatgaagtCTGTAACACAACAAAATGTTGATGATGTGAAAGCCTTTCTAAAAGCTAACACTAACCACTGAATGCAATTTAACGAATGCAATTTTTTGACTGCTCTCCAGATCATCACAGACAGAATGTTGTTCCATGATGAGTGTGCCATCTACCCAGTGGGCTTCTGCAGCACTCGAGTCTTTGCCAGTATGAAAAACCCTGACCAGCAGTGCCTCTACACCTGCCAAATCAAGGACGGGGGAGCAGGtccacaggtacacacacacagttgttacTGAAGTCAGTCAAAAGTACTGTATACTGCCTTGTTGATTAAGTTTTGTTcatttgaaatggaatgaaTAAAATGGTTTTGATGAAACTTAACTGACACATGCAATCCAATATTTTCCCCCAAGTTTGAGATTGTGCCTGAAGAAGATCCTCAGAATGCCATTGTGGCCTCTTCGGCCCTGACATGCCACTCCAATCTTCTGAAGGCCATCGCGTCTGTCAGGTACCAAAGTTCAACTCAAGGCTTGCGTTGTGATTGCAATGACTTGTGTCAGTCTCGAAAAACTCCACCATATGTGTAAGGCAAATATTTTTAGAAAGCCATGTCTCAgagctttattttaaaacttaCTGTTACAATTATGAACTCTTTCAACATGTTTCTTAGTTCCAAGGCTGTGGCGCCCATCGTGCCATCAGGAGCTGACTTCTTTGGCTTCTCACACCCCACCATCCAGAATCTCATCCAGAGTTGTCCTGGAGCACGCAAATGTAGCAAGTAAGAAAGCAAGTCTTGTGTTTAATAATGTTCTCATTAGTAAAACAAGCACTTACTGTAGGTTGTGTGGTAACTTTGGGAAAACCATTAAATGTGGGGACTTGCCTCGCAGACAAGGACTATAAGTGGATTTTACAGATGGGTCTTTTAATTAGTGTAATTAATATAAACTGAAACATATTTTCCGACCTGTTTTCCCAGATGTAAAACATTAAGATGATAATATGTCTGGATGAGGTGTAAACCACAATATTAAATCATTCAGACCTTTACTTAATAGGAAAACACAACAGGAGTAACATTTCCAAGTCACAGAAACATGCTGAATTTATATTTATCTAATATTTTATGTCAATACACTCTCCATACATGGGTTCAGCCAGTTTACAGCCACTGTGACTATAGATTTCTTAATTAATAGATGtcttttttcactttgtttaTTAAGCTACCGCTGGATACGTTTTGAGGTGTGTCGCCCTGGTGACGGCCAGGTTCCTCACAGCCTGTCAGAGGACGATGCTTCAGTCAACTTTGAGGCCTACCAGAGACACCAGGGCTTTGATGAGAACATCAAGACAGAGCACATAACAGGTTAATTATCAGTTTTCTAAACTGGTGATGTTCTTAGCTTGGCTGTAGTGTAGATGACCTCATGTTTTGTTGTGCATGTTACATTTAGAGGATGTTGACTATTGCATGCAGGCTACCCTGGTTCCAATGTGTCCATCAAACATGCTAAATATGAACCAGGGTTGCCTTTAGGTATAACAGCTGGGCTTGTGACTCAGGGGTCACAGGTAAGAGCCCCTGGTGGGGttacaaataaaaactgtcCTCTTTCAGGGGTCACAGGTAAGAGCCCCTGGTGGGGttacaaataaaaactgtcCTCTTTCTCGACAACTGCTGTCAGAATGTCTGAGCAAAGCAGTGAATAACTCAGTTTCACTTTGCTCTGCTAGAGTTTGTGTGAATAACTGTCCTCACCCCACCAACTGCTCCTTCCAGCATCTGCTGTAAAAATCATACATGTAAGTGGAACGGGCAGCAGAAACATAAAAGTGTACTCCTATACAGGAGTTGCGGTATGTGAGTTTTAggatttcaaagtaaaagtatgtcCAAAGGACAAGTATTTTAAAGAAATTGTGGTTTTGTTATCATTTGCTAATGCTGACATGATGATCACACAGCATTGACAGTAACTCTTTCTCTACTATTTATCTATCTGTCTTTACCCAGGACAGGCACCGCAGTCTCCTAGCTCCTCTCATCAGCACCACCTGACCTCCTCCAACATGAAGCCCTCTACCTCGTACTTCAGCTCCTGATTCTGAAAGCCTGACATCGCACAATCCTCATGACCTTTGATTCTTACTTGGAAACATCACTTATCgacaatgttttcttttatactCCTTCCTGAGTTAGTGATTCAGTAAACAGCGGCATACAGTAACTCAAACGATGCTATTTATTGTATGTCATAATCTTGTAAGTCTCAATCAGTGTTGGGGATGTGTGCCAGCATGCTAATATACTGGATGTTGCTGGTGAGTTAGCTTTGCACTTAGGTGCCAATAGTAACCATAAACCCATCACCTCTGTACTGACATATGAATTTTTGTGTGGATAAAAATGTGCTGAATTTTAGAAACTGAGCCACAGTTGAAGTAAAGTAGTTTACTAAAAAGGTTTATTCTTTCCCATACACCATCACTTTGGTACATAGCACACTGTTGCATTGGTATGAACTGTTAGAGCTGCAACTTAAAGTATGATACCAACACATTacagattttttcccccaattcAAACAACAGACCACGTTTGATAAATCAATGATTTTATTGTGAATCCATCCATTTTACTCTTAAGCAAAAGCATCAGGTTTGAAAGTAACACAACACCCACCAAAAGTCGCTGAGCTGTCATTTATTTGTTCAAATTGTAAAATCATAAAGATTCATTTCTGttgtaaacttaaaaaaaatccagagtTTTGTTCAAATACAACGTTTGTCATGCTTTTCTATTTACAGCAATTATTGGCAGTGGTTGTACCAGCATACACTTCAAACAGGATAAACGATGAAACCAAAATAATATATAACCATCTGCTACAAGCGTTTATAAGCTTCAATAAATCTATAAAATGGAAGGTGAGTCTCCAGCCAGACTAACTACTAAAACTGCCAGACATTACAACCTAAGACATAGCAGCCTTAGTCTAATGGTATTCTCCATTCTGATGAGACACACTGGATGCTGTACAAAACCTGACTACTGTGGTAAAAAAGAaggtaaaataaatgttgaGATAAGTTTGGTATCCAGATGCCATGAATTGTAAGTGTTGCTTACTGCTTGACGATTCATAGGATCTGGCACTGCCCCACTCTACCTAGAACTCACCCATACTGAttgtaaagagaaaaaaaacttgacagtcaagtctaaaaaaaaacaaaaaaacattcccTTTAAGATTGTATGGCAAAGTTTTGacctaaagaaacaaaaaggcaCTTTATCACTACATCACTTTGTCATCTTACAgtttccttctctcctttccttAGGGTGAACAGTGGTTGAAAATAAAAGGAGGCGCAGGCAAACTCTTATCGGCGCTGTAGATTGGACAGGCTTTGAAGAGGCAGGGGCTGGCGCTCCATGCGTAACGGAGGGCACCCACTTCTTGAGAAGGCTTACAACGCGTAGACAACTTGACAGAGGTCTTATTACTCCACACGATGGGAGCCGGAACCCAGTGAGGCTTAGACCCACATGAAACTTGAGTCTTTGTGCAACAGATCTTGatagaaggaaaaagaaaatgttcttatttatttagcaagaattaagcttgttaaaaaaatgatCAGAGCAAACATCAAGTATATTTGATACTCATTAAAATTGAGTTGGTGTTGGCATTGTTATAGCCAGCAGGTGAATGTGGGACTTGACTCACACCAGAGCCAGATGATCCCAAGAAAACTGCTACATCCACATCGCTAATGTGGAGACTGTGACTAAGTGGgcaaaggcaaataatagaacagctagatcAGCCTGATAAGTTCATTAAATGaaatcactttactgtaacacaGTCTCTAAAACCAGGAAAGGGcaacacttacaatattacGGTATCCAAAATCTAGCCTTAACTCACACTGACTGGTCTTACCTCAAAGATGTGATCAGACTTGTTGACAGAGATTTCCTGGTCGTAGTTAACGATGACATGCGTTCCTTTATACAGAATTTGTTTGGGGAAAGGTCCTTGGAAGGCCACGCCCTTCTCATTATAAGCCACTGCCCTTGCTCCCAGTGTCAGTCTGTAGGCTACATCCTGCTTGTCTCTAGGATGGATCCtgaacaaaccacaaaaaaaaaacactaatcaTTTTAACAAACATAGTGGGTGAGCCAGTTGGGAAGACCGCATAGGGAGGTTGAAAGTCAATACAGTACTCATACTCATCACACGACATACAAAAGCAGGTCACATCATCATATGTATACTTTACATGAAGACAAACACAGGTGAAAGCTGTCTCCCTGTTGGTTTTCCAGTCTTCAGTACATTACAAAAGTCTGTTGATGTGAGAATAATGCCAGGGACTTGCTGGGTCTTGGCAGCATATCAGGGACAAGTCCATGAAAAGTTTTATAGATGTTTGCAAGGATCTTAAATCTATCCAAAGACTAACTGGAAGCCGGAGCAGAAATGTTTGAATAGGTGTGATTTATGCCATTTGCTCtaataaaaatcattaaaataaatatagtcTAATAAGTTAAACAATAGCACCACACAGTATCTCCCAAATTTAGAGTTGGTTTTACCTGGAATTCTAAAAAGGTAGAATTCCTAAAGATTTATTTTCCTGGAGAATACTGTTTTCAATAATGTtatttgttgtcatgttttgtaggATAATGTGCAACCTGCATAGTGCACAGTGCACAGT
Coding sequences within:
- the tbrg1 gene encoding transforming growth factor beta regulator 1 isoform X1, with protein sequence MTTTEGSGRRTETNKPEHKLKEVGLLAVSQRFLSPMESLNTFESEMEADGQGNYSLFPALDSIASLSGTTETLESEPPSEIAEKPNLTWLDAAQIVLEEAGRPMHIKEIKQRIIDRGLVQSNAKSSLEAVMYRETQKGSRRFKRIENRNGVFALLTDEERQQALQAFTAQSFLGSPQQNTISSSGSGASVPVFPSPTSSSEHQTKMKRGPRKNHNEKYRLKYLRLRKAARAMIFENAALCDEVAHLEEKFLRAKEERRFLLKSLLQYQSLSEGELLPTPNSSSHPPVPPAALTSGPAGASGLSGGHNLTSVVSTGEEGPLKKPKKERKERGRENGKEEFPKKMTKKRKLADGSRKLVQPIPLDSSGRPVFPIVLGGLTVYSLGEIITDRMLFHDECAIYPVGFCSTRVFASMKNPDQQCLYTCQIKDGGAGPQFEIVPEEDPQNAIVASSALTCHSNLLKAIASVSSKAVAPIVPSGADFFGFSHPTIQNLIQSCPGARKCSNYRWIRFEVCRPGDGQVPHSLSEDDASVNFEAYQRHQGFDENIKTEHITGQAPQSPSSSHQHHLTSSNMKPSTSYFSS
- the tbrg1 gene encoding transforming growth factor beta regulator 1 isoform X2, translating into MTTTEGSGRRTETNKPEHKLKEVGLLAVSQRFLSPMESLNTFESEMEADGQGNYSLFPALDSIASLSGTTETLESEPPSEIAEKPNLTWLDAAQIVLEEAGRPMHIKEIKQRIIDRGLVQSNAKSSLEAVMYRETDEERQQALQAFTAQSFLGSPQQNTISSSGSGASVPVFPSPTSSSEHQTKMKRGPRKNHNEKYRLKYLRLRKAARAMIFENAALCDEVAHLEEKFLRAKEERRFLLKSLLQYQSLSEGELLPTPNSSSHPPVPPAALTSGPAGASGLSGGHNLTSVVSTGEEGPLKKPKKERKERGRENGKEEFPKKMTKKRKLADGSRKLVQPIPLDSSGRPVFPIVLGGLTVYSLGEIITDRMLFHDECAIYPVGFCSTRVFASMKNPDQQCLYTCQIKDGGAGPQFEIVPEEDPQNAIVASSALTCHSNLLKAIASVSSKAVAPIVPSGADFFGFSHPTIQNLIQSCPGARKCSNYRWIRFEVCRPGDGQVPHSLSEDDASVNFEAYQRHQGFDENIKTEHITGQAPQSPSSSHQHHLTSSNMKPSTSYFSS